Within the Deinococcus sp. Leaf326 genome, the region GGGCGCACCGCGTAGGACCTTCCGGGTCACGATCACGTGCCCGCGGGCCGCGACGATGTAGAGCAGTGCGGCACCCAGAACGGCTACGACACTGACGGGAACACCGAGTGGACCAGCCGCGAAGTACCCGACCAGGAGCAAGGCCAGCACGACCCAACCGGTCTGGAAGACACGGCGATCCCGGATCGCACTGTCTGGGGTGTCGAGTTTCGACTGCTCGTAGAGGCGGGGCAGATCTCGCCGGAAGTACAGAAACAGCACGGCCAGACTGGCCAGGACAGCGGCCAGATCGACGGGGACCATGACACTGGCGTATTCCCCGAAACTCAGGTTGAAGAAGTCCGCGGTGACGATGTTGACGAGGTTGCTGATCACCAGGGGCAGGCTGGAGCTGTCGGCGATGAATCCCGTGGCCATGATGAAGGCCAGCGTGGTCGTCGGGGAAAACCCGAGGGCCAGCAACATGGCAAGGACGATGGGGGTCAGGATGAGTGCGGTGCCGTCGTTGGCGAAGAGGGCACTGACGACGGCGCCGAGCAGGATGACCAGCGTGAAGAGTCTGCGGCCACTTCCACCGCCCCAGCGGGCGACGTGGAGGGCAACCCAACGGAAGAAGCCGGCCTCGTCCAGGAGTAAGGAGATGATGATCAGGGCCACGAACGTGACGGTGGCGTTCCAGACGATGTCCCAGACGACGGGAATGTCAGCGGTGCTGACGACGCCCGTCACCAGAGCGAGAAGCGCGCCGAAGGTCGCGCTCCAGCCGATGCCCAGGCCTTCGGGTTGCCACTTCAGTTTGGGTTGCCAGATGACGAGGACGAGGGTCAGAAGGAAGATCAGTGCAGCGAGAAGCATGACTTACTTCGTCTCGATCGCAGGACTTTCCTCGTAGGTAGGCGGGACGTCACGGCCTTCCTGGAGCGCCTGGACGAAGGCGTCGAATTGCACCTTGAGTTGGTCGCGGACGGTCCGCCAACGCTCCAGGCTGCCACCACTGGGATCGATGAAGGGGTAGTGCCGGCGCGTTGTCTTACCCGGGTAGATCGGACAGGCCTCGGCAGCGCTGTCGCAGACCGTCACGACGTAGTCGAAGTTCTGCGCATCAGGGACATCGTGGAGGGTCTTGCTGGTATGGGTCGAGAGGTCTAGACCCAGTTCATTCATGACAGTGACAGCGTCGGCTTTGACCTGGGTGGCTTCCGTGCCAGCGGAGTGGACGTCCAGGTCGACGCCCAGGCGGTGGGCGGCATCGCGCGTCAGGGCTTCGGCCATCTGGGAGCGGGCGGAGTTATGAGTGCAGAGAATCAGAACACGGAGCATGCGCGCAAGCTAACATACCGATTTCGGTTGATGTGTCAGGTGAGATGACTCAGGGAAGAGGTCCACCAGCAATTGACCACCCAGGCGGAAGAGGGGCTCCCGGTTCAAGGTGTAGTACATGTTCTTGCCGCGCTGCTCGGACGTCACCAGCCCCGCCTCTTTGAGGATGTTGAGGTGGTAGGAGACCTTCGATTGGGGCAGATTCA harbors:
- a CDS encoding helix-turn-helix transcriptional regulator, which codes for MITLTAPSVLDQLKALAQDTRYDLVRHLALGEHCVCDLEALLNLPQSKVSYHLNILKEAGLVTSEQRGKNMYYTLNREPLFRLGGQLLVDLFPESSHLTHQPKSVC
- a CDS encoding arsenic transporter; protein product: MLLAALIFLLTLVLVIWQPKLKWQPEGLGIGWSATFGALLALVTGVVSTADIPVVWDIVWNATVTFVALIIISLLLDEAGFFRWVALHVARWGGGSGRRLFTLVILLGAVVSALFANDGTALILTPIVLAMLLALGFSPTTTLAFIMATGFIADSSSLPLVISNLVNIVTADFFNLSFGEYASVMVPVDLAAVLASLAVLFLYFRRDLPRLYEQSKLDTPDSAIRDRRVFQTGWVVLALLLVGYFAAGPLGVPVSVVAVLGAALLYIVAARGHVIVTRKVLRGAPWQIVIFSLGMYLVVYGLRNAGLTDSLGNVLSRFAEGGLWSSTIGTGFVMALISSVMNNMPSVLIGNIAIDDSTATGLVKQGMIYANVVGNDLGPKITPIGSLATLLWLHVLSQKGIRIGWGQYFKIGIVLTLPVLLVTLVALALRLSL
- a CDS encoding arsenate reductase ArsC; this translates as MLRVLILCTHNSARSQMAEALTRDAAHRLGVDLDVHSAGTEATQVKADAVTVMNELGLDLSTHTSKTLHDVPDAQNFDYVVTVCDSAAEACPIYPGKTTRRHYPFIDPSGGSLERWRTVRDQLKVQFDAFVQALQEGRDVPPTYEESPAIETK